GACGCCCCCGCTACGTTATCGGCACCGACCCCACCAGCAACACCGTCACCATCGGCCCCGAAGAACTCCTACGCATCGACCGAATCGACATCGACCACCTCCGCTGGTCCAGCGCACGCCCCACCGGAGAAGCACACCTGGGTGTACAACTACGCGCACACGGACGCGAATACCCCGTCACCGTCACTGTCCCCACCACGGACGAAACCACCCTCACCCTCCACCTGCAAGAACCAGTCCGAGGCGTCGCGCCAGGACAATCCGCAGTGCTCTACGACGGGCCACGCGTAGTGGGCTCTGGCACCATCAGCGCAACCGGCCGCAGCAACCCCACCAACTAACGAACACCCCTACCCAACAAGTCGATACGGTTAAGACCACAACCGCTCTAACGGCCGCTAGCGTTGGGGGGGGTGACCCGAGGAAATGTAGCCCTAACACGCAGCGAAGCCGCCCACCGCTCCACCCACCTGTACATCCATAACTACGAGGTCGACATCGACCTCGCCGCCGCAGCGGACACCACACTCCTCACATTCCCCGTAACCTCCCGCATCGAATTCGACTCCAACATCACCGACACCTTCGCCGACTTCATCGGCGAAGACATCACTCACCTCACCATCAACGGACAACCACGCACCATCGAATTCGACGGCGCCCGCATCCACCTACGTGACCTAAACCACGGCCGCAACATCGTCGAAATCAGCGGACACGGCATCTACTCCCGCAGCGGCGAAGGACTCCACCGATACGTCGACCCCAGCGACGCAAACACCTACCTCTACACCCAATTCGAACCCGCCGACTCCCGCCGCCTCTACCCCCAATTCGACCAGCCCGACCTCAAAGCCAGCTTCACCTTCACCGTCACCGCACCCGCCACCTGGCAAATCCTCTCCGGCAGCCCCGAAACCAACCGAACCACCATCCCCACCCACAACAACCTGCCCGAACTGGCCCGCGTCACCTTCGCCCCCACCCCCCGCCTATCCACCTACATCACCTGCATCTGCGCCGGACCCTACGTCGGATACCACGACACCTGGACCGGACTCGTCGGCCCCCACCACGACACCGAACTCACCATCCCCCTCCGCATGTTCTGCCGAGCATCCCTCGTCGATGCCTTCGACCCCGACGTCCTCTTCACCATCACCAAATCCGGCCTCGAGTTCTTCCACAACCACTTCGACACCCCCTACCCCTGGGGCAAATACGACTCCATCTTCGTCCCCGAGTACAACCTCGGCGCCATGGAAAACCCCGGCCTAGTCACCTTCACCGACGCCGGATACGTCTTCCAATCCGGTGCAACCACAAACCAATACGAAGCCCGCGCCAACACCGTCCTACACGAAATGGCCCACATGTGGTTCGGTGACCTCGTCACCCCCACCTGGTGGGACGACCTCTGGCTCAAAGAAAGCTTCGCCGAATACATGGGCGCACTGGCCTGCGCCGAAGCCACCGAACACCACAACGCCTGGACCGCATTCGCCGCGCGCCGCAAAGCCTGGGCCTACCAAGCAGATCAACTCCCCACCACCCACCCCATCGCCGCCGACATCCCCGACGTCGCCGCCGCCAAACAAAACTTCGACGGCATCACCTACGCCAAAGGCGCAGGCGTCCTCAAACAACTCGTCGCCTATGTAGGCCAAGAACACTTCTTCGCCGGCGCCTGCAGCTACTTCGCCGCCCACGCGTTCTCCACCGCAACCTTCTCCGATCTGCTCGAACACCTCGAACAAGCCTGCGGCAAAGACCTACGCACCTGGGCCAAACTCTGGCTCGAAACCGACGGACTCAACACCCTCATACCCCACGTCATCCGCAAAAACGACGCCATCTGCGAACTGATCATCGAACAAAGCGGACAGCCCCAACGCCCCCACCAACTCCTCGTCGGCCTCTACAGCTTCGACCACCACGGCACCCTGCGCCGCACCCACAGCATCGACGTCGAAGTCACCGGTCAACACACCCGCGTACCCGAAGCAGTCGGCCTCAACCCCGACCTAGTCCTCCTCAACGACGACGACCTCACCTACGCCAAAGTTCGACTCGACCCCGACTCAGCCCGCACCGTCGCCGCCCACTACAGCGACGTCGACACCTCACTAGCCCGCGCCGGACTCAGCGCCGCCATCTGGAACGCAGCCCGCGACGGCGAACTACCCGCACGCGACTTCATCGACATCGTCTGCCGCCACGCCCCCCGAGAAACCGACACCGTCCTGCTCGTGGACCTCCTCGACCACCTCCAACCAGCCATCGACCAATACCTACCCGCAACCGAACGCCCCACAGCCAACGCCCGCGTCCTCGACCTGGCCTGGAAGGCCATCCATGAAGTCACACCAGGATCCGACGCCCAACTGAGCTGGGCCCGCACCTTCGCTCGCACCGCTGCCTCCCACGACGGACGAGCCAAAGAGATTCACGACCTCCTCAACCACACCCACACCATCGAAGGCCTCGAACTAACCCCCGAACTACGGTGGCAACTCCTCGAAGCCCTCGCCGCAACCGGCCACGCCGACACCGCACTCATCGACACCGAACTAGCCCACGACACCACCTCAGCAGCCCCCGTCCGACACCTACGCGCACTGGCCTCATTCCCAGACACCAACACCAAAGCACGCACCTGGGAACGCCTCATGAGCGCCGACCCCGGATCAAACGACGAAGTCTCCTCCCTCACCGGCGGATTCGCCCGCCCCGGACACGCCCACCTCCTCCTCGAATACACCCAGCGCTACTACGACAACCTCCCAACCATCTGGAACACCCACACCCAAGAAATCGCCCAACGCATCATCCGCGGCACCTTCCCAACCTGGGACCCCTACCAACCCGGAACCCCCATCGAAGAACACGAAGGAGTACGCCAAGCCGCCACCTGGCTCCACACGCACCCCGAGGCCCCCGCCGCCCTGCGGCGCCCTGTCATCGAAAGCCTCGACCATCTCCGCCGCAGCCTGCGTGCACAACGCCCAGCCAATTAACAACCACACGGCGGGAGCCGAGGGCACATCACCCTGCCCCCGGCTCCCGCCGCACCGGCAACGGCCGCGCATCCAACCGCCGCGTCAACGCCGCTGCCGTCACCGAATCCACCACCAAATCCGTCAACGCCCCTGACCGCAACGCGCCCACCACCGCAGGCACCTTCGCCGTACCCGTCACCGCGCCAATACGCCGCGGCAACCGCCCCAACACCGCAGGCGTCGGCCCCGTCGCCCGACGATTCAACTCGATATCGGCATATGTGCCGTCCTCCCGCAAAAACACCGTGCACACATCACCCACCACCCCCAACCGGCCCAACCGCTCCACATCCGCACGTGACAAGTAATCATGCGAATACACGTGCGAAGGTAACTCACTAGCAAATGCCCCAATTCCAAACAACGCCACGTCCAACCGCTGCTGTGCCGCCACCACCCGCTGCACCGACCGCTCACGCAACAACGCCCGCCGCGACTCGGCATAATCAAAAAACGCTGGCATCGGAAAATGGTGAACCCGGGCCCCATACGCCTGCGCCGCCCGCCCCAAAATCTCCCCCACAAAAGTGATCCCACTGGACTGCGCACTAGCCGCACCGTTCAACTGCACCACCGACACATTCCGCAACGGCCGCGGCGGCAACTGCTCCACCACCGCAGCCACCGTCGTCCCCCATGCCACCCCCAATGACGCACCATCATGCATGCACTCACTCACTAACGCCCCAGCCGTGCGCGCCACCGCATCCAACCGCGCTAACGGCGTACTGGTCGGACGCACATCCACCACATGCGCGCGCACCCGAGCCCGATCCAAATGCCGCTGTAAATCCCGCGGCGCACTCCCACCATCCACAATGCTGATCCGCACCACCCCCACCTCACGTGCCCGCGCCAACAACCGCGACACCGATGAACGCGACACCCCCAACCGCGCCGCAATCACCTCCATGGTTTCCCCAACCACGTAATACGAGCGCGCAACCTCCACCATCTGTCGTTCGTCCACAATCCACCACCATAGATGCACATTCGTGCACCCGCTGAACAAATGCTCACCCATCTGACAAAGTGGAAATAAACACCAATCGCCATGACGGGAGCACGCCCATGCAACGCACACAACTCACGCGTGAACAACGCGCACAAGCACTCAGGGAAATGGGCAGCGAGAAAGTCGACATCCTCGTTGTCGGCGGCGGCGTCACCGGAGCCGGAATTGCCCTCGACGCAGCTACCCGCGGACTACGCGTCGCCATCGTCGAAGCACAAGACTGGGCAGGCGGCACCTCCGCCTGGTCCAGCAAACTCGTCCACGGCGGCCTGCGCTACCTCTACCAATTCAACTTCGCCCTCGTCGCTGAAGCCCTCAAAGAACGCGGACTCCTACTCACCCGCACCGCACCCCACCTCGTCAAAGCCCAACCCTTCCTCTGGCCCCTGAAAACCCCCGTCGTCGAACGCTCATACAGCGCCCTCGGCGTCGGCATGTACGACATGCTCGCCCAATACGGCGGCGGCGGCCGCAGCGCCGTCCCAGCACAAAAGCACTACAGCAAAGAAGGCGCCCGCAAACTCTTCCCCGGAATCCGCGAAGACGCCCTTATCGGAGCCATCCGCTTCTACGACGCCCGTGTTGACGACGCCCGCCTCGTCATCGATCTCGTCCGCACCGCCCAAGGCTACGGCGCCCTCGCCGCAAGCCGCGCCCAAGTCACCGGCTACCTCAAAGACAACGTCGGCGGAAACCAACGTGTCACCGGCGCCACCGTCAAAGACCTCGAAAGCGGACTCGAATTCGACGTACGCGCCGACTACGTCATCAACGCCACCGGCGTTTGGACCGAACAAACCCAAGACCTCGCCACCCAAGACGGAGGACTGCAAGTCCTGGCCAGCAAAGGCATCCACATCGTCGTGCCCAAAGACCGCATCGACGGCTCCGCAGGCATCTTCCTACGCACCGAAAAATCCGTCCTATTCATCATTCCCTGGGACCGCTACTGGGTCATCGGCACCACCGACACCGAATGGACCGAAGACCTCACCCACCCCGTCTGCACCGCCGCAGACATCGACTACGTCCTCGAACACGCCAACTCCGTGCTCGCCACCCCGCTAACCCGCGAAGACATCATCGGCACCTACGCCGGTCTACGCCCCTTGCTGCAGCCTAAAGTCAAAGGCAACGGAGGATCAGCCAAAGTCTCCCGCGAACACACCGTCGCCGAAGTCATGCCTGGACTTTCCGCCATCGCCGGCGGAAAACTCACCACCTACCGCGTCATGGCCCAAGACGCCATCGACTTCGCACTCACCCGACTACACGGCAACCAAGGCCCCAAAGAGCGTCCCTGCGTCACCGAACAAATCCCCCTCGTGGGCGCATCCGGATACCCCGCCTGGCAAGCCCAGCGCGACCGCATCGCCACCGACGAAGGCTTCACCCCCGAACGAGTCCAACACCTCCTTGACCGCTACGGCGATGAACTACCCGACATCCTCGACATCATTGCCCAGAATCCCGACCTCGGACGCCCCTTGGAGCAAGCAGACGCCTACCTGGGAGCCGAAGTGTCTTTTGCCGTCACCCACGAAGGCGCACTGCACCTCGAAGACATCGTGCGCAAACGCATCCGCCTAGACTACGAACAGCGCGACCGCGGGCTGGCCGCACTGCCCGAAATCGCCGAAATCGCCGCGCCACTACTCGGATGGGACGAAGAGACTGTCGCGCGCGAAATTGACGCCTATCGTGAACGTGTCGAGGCCGAAGCCAAAGCAGAAAAAGAACAAACAGACGCCGAAGCGATCGCCGTGCGCCTAAGCGCCCCCGACATCACCCCTATGGTCTAAGGGACGCGGCAACCCCCACCCACAACTAAAAACACAATCCTTACCCAACGACGTGTTAGGACTACCCCCCAAATGAATGCCTTTGTTACTGCGCCGGTTATTACCGCGCCCGCGCTCGGGCAGATATTCCTCTCCGAGCTAGTTGGCACCGCTGTTCTCATTCTTCTCGGCGGCGGAGTAGTAGCCGGCGTAGTACTCCCTAAATCAAAGTCACACGCAGCGGGATGGGTAGCTATCACCTTCGGGTGGGGGTTTGCCGTTTTCTCGGCCGTATATGTCGCTTACCGTTCCGGGGCCCACCTCAACCCGGCTGTCACATTCGGCATCTTGTTCAGCGGAGTCGATGAGTACGCCAAAGGCGTGCCTATCAACATCACCACCACGATGATCTACATCATCGCTGACCTACTCGGCGCCTTCCTCGGCGCGGTTCTCGTATTCCTCAGCTACAAAAAACACTTCGATGAAGACGCCCCCGCTGAGGACAAACTGGGCGTATTCTCCACCGGCCCAGCCATCCGGTCCTACGGGTGGAACCTATTCACAGAAGCCATTGCAACCTTCGTCATGGTGCTAGTGATCCTGGAGTTTGGTCACTCCCCAGGCGAACTTGGTCCTCTCGCCGTGGCACTACTCGTCGTCGGTGTTGGCCTATCTCTGGGCGGACCAACTGGGTACGCAATTAACCCCGCGCGCGACCTAGGCCCCCGCATCGCCCATGCCATCCTGCCGATCCGCGGCAAAGGATCAAGCGACTGGGCCTATGCCTGGGTGCCCGTTGTAGGGCCGCTCCTTGGAGGAACAGCGGCAGGTCTATTTGTGATGGTCTTCTGACCAACTCAGCAACTTCTTATTGATCTTCGTCACAAGGACGTGAAAGGCGTATGTCATGACAACTCAAGAGGCCGCACTCCAAGAAACCCCGAAAAAATACGTGCTGGCCATCGACCAAGGCACCACCAGCTCGCGGGCGATCGTGTTCGACCACAGCGGAAAGATCATCTCGGTCGGGCAACTTGAGCACGAGCAGATTTTCCCCAAAGCCGGCTGGGTGGAACACGATCCGATGGAGATCTGGCGCAATGTGCGCGAAGCCGTAGGACAGGCACTATCGCGCGGTGAGCTCAACCGCCACGAAATCGCGGCAGTGGGTATCACCAACCAGCGCGAAACCGCAGTGGTATGGGACAAAAACACTGGCGAACCGGTATACAACGCCATCGTCTGGCAAGACACCCGCACTCAGAAAATCTGTGACCGTCTCGCCGGAGACGAAGGACCCGACAAGTACAAGTCGGTGTGTGGTCTGCCGCTGGCCACGTACTTCTCCGGACCGAAAGTGGCTTGGATCCTGGAAAACGTTGAAGGAGCACGTGAGCGCGCCGAAGCAGGAGATCTACTTTTCGGCACAACGGACAGCTGGGTCCTGTGGAACCTCACTGGTGGTGTGCACGGTGGAGTCCACCTGACCGACGTGACGAACGCTTCGCGCACGATGCTCATGGATTACCGAAGCCTGAAATGGGATGAGTCGATCTGCGCTGACATGGGCATCCCTATGTCGATGCTGCCCGAGATCCGCTCTTCCTCTGAGGTGTACGGCTACGGGCGGCCGCAAGGCCTCCTGGTCAACACCCCCATTGCTGGAATTCTGGGCGATCAGCAAGCAGCAACTTTCGGGCAGGCGTGCTTTGAACCGGGAATGGCGAAAAACACGTATGGCACTGGCTGCTTCATGCTCATCAACACGGGAACCAAGCCGGTAAACAGTGAAAACGGGTTGCTGACAACGCTGTGTTACAAGATCGGTGATGAACCGGCGGTGTATGCGCTGGAAGGTTCAGTTGCTGTGGCGGGGTCGCTGGTGCAGTGGCTTCGCGACAACATGGGGTTGATTTCTTCAGCTGAACAGGTGGAGGAGCTGGCTGCAACGGTTGAGGACAACGGTGGTGCGTACATCGTGCCAGCGTTCTCTGGGTTGTTTGCGCCGCATTGGCGGCCAGAGGCCCGTGGCGTGTTTGCTGGGTTGACTCGATACGTGAATAAAGGGCACATCGCGCGTGCGGCGTTGGAGGCTACCGCCTATCAGACGCGTGAAGTGATGGATGCGATGATCGCTGATGCTCAAGCTCACAATGTGGAGTTGAGTGAGCTCAAGGTCGATGGTGGTATGACGGCCAACTCGACTCTTATGCAGTTCCAGTCCGACATGTTGGGTGTGCCTGTGGTGTTGCCCTCGGTAGCGGAAACGACTGCGCTGGGTGCTGCTTACGCGGCGGGCATCGCAGTCGGGTTTTGGTCCGGTGGGAAGGAAGTGGCGGCTAACTGGTCGGAGGGCCAGCGTTGGGAGCCGCAGATGCCAGCTGAGGAGCGCGAGCGTTTGCTCCGAAACTGGAAAAAGGCAGTCAGCAGGACGTTGGATTGGGTGGACGATGACACTGAGTGAGGCTGCTTGTTCTGCCTCGTTCTGACTCAAGTGGCAGGGGGCTTTGTCACCGATGCCCGGTGACAAAGCCCCCTGCGGTGGTGTGGTTTAGGCGTCGATTTCGGGGTGGGCGCTGAGGTATTTAGCGGCGTCGGTTTCGATGCCGCAGGATCCGTAGATGATGGCGGTGGTCAGGCCGCCCCAGATGATGCTGCCGAAGAGAGTCATCATGACGATGGCGATAGGGGACATGTCAGTGGTTCTCCTTGGCTGTGCTGGTGTAGGCGGCGGTGAGTCCTTCTTCGTAGTCTTCGTGGGCGTGCTCGGCGTCCAAAGTGGCGGACTGTTTCCAGGGAAGAAGGGAGACAGTAATGCCCAGTACCGGTAGCAGGAGGGTCATTCCCCAGCCAAAGGTGTTGACGAACCATTGCGGGTAGTCGCCGTAGGGTTTGGCCAGTTGGGTCGCTACGTCGGTGATGAGTAGGTAGGCCAGGGTGAGGGGAACGACTACGCCGACTAGGAACCGCCACGTGCGGTTGACTTTGAAAGTTCCGTGGTAGTTGAGGTGGTCACGTAGTGCTGGCAGCTTTTTGAAGACGTAGGTGATAGCCAGCATCATCACCATGGCGCCCAGGAGAATACCGAAGCTGTTGACGAATGAGTCGAGGGTGTCCAGTACGGGCAGGCCGGTGTGGGTTCCCATGAGGGCGATACTCAGGGTGGCTACGGGCAGGCACAGCAGCATGGTTCCGGCGATGCGGCCTAGGCCGAGTTTTTCGCGTAGTGCCGAGACGCCTACTTCCAGGATGGAGACCATGGATGTGACTCCTGCGATCAGTAGCGACAGGAAGAACAGCACGCCGATCAGTGAGCCGAAGGGGGCTTGGCTGATGATGGTGGGGAAGGCGATGAAGGCTAGGCCGATTCCGCTGGAAACTACTTGGGGTACGGGTACGCCCGAAGCGTTGGCCATGAAGCCCAGGGCAGCGA
This region of Dermatophilus congolensis genomic DNA includes:
- the pepN gene encoding aminopeptidase N, with product MTRGNVALTRSEAAHRSTHLYIHNYEVDIDLAAAADTTLLTFPVTSRIEFDSNITDTFADFIGEDITHLTINGQPRTIEFDGARIHLRDLNHGRNIVEISGHGIYSRSGEGLHRYVDPSDANTYLYTQFEPADSRRLYPQFDQPDLKASFTFTVTAPATWQILSGSPETNRTTIPTHNNLPELARVTFAPTPRLSTYITCICAGPYVGYHDTWTGLVGPHHDTELTIPLRMFCRASLVDAFDPDVLFTITKSGLEFFHNHFDTPYPWGKYDSIFVPEYNLGAMENPGLVTFTDAGYVFQSGATTNQYEARANTVLHEMAHMWFGDLVTPTWWDDLWLKESFAEYMGALACAEATEHHNAWTAFAARRKAWAYQADQLPTTHPIAADIPDVAAAKQNFDGITYAKGAGVLKQLVAYVGQEHFFAGACSYFAAHAFSTATFSDLLEHLEQACGKDLRTWAKLWLETDGLNTLIPHVIRKNDAICELIIEQSGQPQRPHQLLVGLYSFDHHGTLRRTHSIDVEVTGQHTRVPEAVGLNPDLVLLNDDDLTYAKVRLDPDSARTVAAHYSDVDTSLARAGLSAAIWNAARDGELPARDFIDIVCRHAPRETDTVLLVDLLDHLQPAIDQYLPATERPTANARVLDLAWKAIHEVTPGSDAQLSWARTFARTAASHDGRAKEIHDLLNHTHTIEGLELTPELRWQLLEALAATGHADTALIDTELAHDTTSAAPVRHLRALASFPDTNTKARTWERLMSADPGSNDEVSSLTGGFARPGHAHLLLEYTQRYYDNLPTIWNTHTQEIAQRIIRGTFPTWDPYQPGTPIEEHEGVRQAATWLHTHPEAPAALRRPVIESLDHLRRSLRAQRPAN
- a CDS encoding sugar-binding transcriptional regulator — its product is MDERQMVEVARSYYVVGETMEVIAARLGVSRSSVSRLLARAREVGVVRISIVDGGSAPRDLQRHLDRARVRAHVVDVRPTSTPLARLDAVARTAGALVSECMHDGASLGVAWGTTVAAVVEQLPPRPLRNVSVVQLNGAASAQSSGITFVGEILGRAAQAYGARVHHFPMPAFFDYAESRRALLRERSVQRVVAAQQRLDVALFGIGAFASELPSHVYSHDYLSRADVERLGRLGVVGDVCTVFLREDGTYADIELNRRATGPTPAVLGRLPRRIGAVTGTAKVPAVVGALRSGALTDLVVDSVTAAALTRRLDARPLPVRREPGAG
- a CDS encoding glycerol-3-phosphate dehydrogenase/oxidase; this encodes MQRTQLTREQRAQALREMGSEKVDILVVGGGVTGAGIALDAATRGLRVAIVEAQDWAGGTSAWSSKLVHGGLRYLYQFNFALVAEALKERGLLLTRTAPHLVKAQPFLWPLKTPVVERSYSALGVGMYDMLAQYGGGGRSAVPAQKHYSKEGARKLFPGIREDALIGAIRFYDARVDDARLVIDLVRTAQGYGALAASRAQVTGYLKDNVGGNQRVTGATVKDLESGLEFDVRADYVINATGVWTEQTQDLATQDGGLQVLASKGIHIVVPKDRIDGSAGIFLRTEKSVLFIIPWDRYWVIGTTDTEWTEDLTHPVCTAADIDYVLEHANSVLATPLTREDIIGTYAGLRPLLQPKVKGNGGSAKVSREHTVAEVMPGLSAIAGGKLTTYRVMAQDAIDFALTRLHGNQGPKERPCVTEQIPLVGASGYPAWQAQRDRIATDEGFTPERVQHLLDRYGDELPDILDIIAQNPDLGRPLEQADAYLGAEVSFAVTHEGALHLEDIVRKRIRLDYEQRDRGLAALPEIAEIAAPLLGWDEETVAREIDAYRERVEAEAKAEKEQTDAEAIAVRLSAPDITPMV
- a CDS encoding MIP/aquaporin family protein; its protein translation is MNAFVTAPVITAPALGQIFLSELVGTAVLILLGGGVVAGVVLPKSKSHAAGWVAITFGWGFAVFSAVYVAYRSGAHLNPAVTFGILFSGVDEYAKGVPINITTTMIYIIADLLGAFLGAVLVFLSYKKHFDEDAPAEDKLGVFSTGPAIRSYGWNLFTEAIATFVMVLVILEFGHSPGELGPLAVALLVVGVGLSLGGPTGYAINPARDLGPRIAHAILPIRGKGSSDWAYAWVPVVGPLLGGTAAGLFVMVF
- the glpK gene encoding glycerol kinase GlpK; this encodes MTTQEAALQETPKKYVLAIDQGTTSSRAIVFDHSGKIISVGQLEHEQIFPKAGWVEHDPMEIWRNVREAVGQALSRGELNRHEIAAVGITNQRETAVVWDKNTGEPVYNAIVWQDTRTQKICDRLAGDEGPDKYKSVCGLPLATYFSGPKVAWILENVEGARERAEAGDLLFGTTDSWVLWNLTGGVHGGVHLTDVTNASRTMLMDYRSLKWDESICADMGIPMSMLPEIRSSSEVYGYGRPQGLLVNTPIAGILGDQQAATFGQACFEPGMAKNTYGTGCFMLINTGTKPVNSENGLLTTLCYKIGDEPAVYALEGSVAVAGSLVQWLRDNMGLISSAEQVEELAATVEDNGGAYIVPAFSGLFAPHWRPEARGVFAGLTRYVNKGHIARAALEATAYQTREVMDAMIADAQAHNVELSELKVDGGMTANSTLMQFQSDMLGVPVVLPSVAETTALGAAYAAGIAVGFWSGGKEVAANWSEGQRWEPQMPAEERERLLRNWKKAVSRTLDWVDDDTE
- a CDS encoding MetS family NSS transporter small subunit, which produces MSPIAIVMMTLFGSIIWGGLTTAIIYGSCGIETDAAKYLSAHPEIDA